In Gemmatimonadota bacterium, the sequence AATTTGGAGATCGCATCAAAATTATCGGTCTCGTCGATGTCAATCAGGAGGTGCTGGATCGTCAGGCGCAGGCACTCGGTCTGTCTAATGATCAACTTTTTACCTCACACGAAGATGCTGTGTCCGCTGTCAAAGCCGATTTTTGTGGTGTGGCAACACCGCCGCCGTTTCACGCGCCGGCAACGGTTGCTGCGCTTGAGGCGGGCATGCCCGTGATATCCGAGAAGCCGATTGCAGATACGCTCGATGCGGCCAAAGACATGGTTCGCGCTGCTCAAAAGACGGGCTTGCCCTGCGCCATTATTCAAAATTATCGCTATGCCCGAAACAAGCAGGAACTCGTTCGCATTCGCGATGAGGGCCGCCTCGGTCGTCTCCAGCATATTGTTGGGCGCTATGCCTGCGATTACCGAGAATTTGAGTCGTGGGGCAAAGCCTGGCGGCATACGATGGAATTTGGTCTTCTCTTTGAAGGCTCAGTGCATCATTTTGACATGTTGCGTTTTCTTTCGGGTGGCGATCCCGATACGCTTATGGGTTTTGGCTGGAATCCCGAATGGTCGAGTTTTGATCACCATTCGAGCGGGATGTATCTCGTGAATATGGACAATGGCACACATACGTTTTACGAGGGTAATAGCTCAGCGGCGGGTATTACCAACTGCTGGCATCGGGAACACTATCGCGCCGAATTTGAAGAGGGGACGGTCGAAATTTCCGAAGGCGCTACCGTAACTATTCACCGCGTTGGGCAAGAGTCAGAGGTTTATGAAGCGCCTGAGATTGAATGGGAAGGGCACGATCATCTCTTTGATGAGTTTCTCAATTGGCTCGACGGAGGACCGCCTTCTGAGACGCGCATTGAAAAAAATATTATTTCGTATGCTATGGTCATCGCCGCAATGGAGACGACGCTGGATGGGCAGCCGAAGAGAATCGCAGATTATGTTTCGGACCTTGGATTGTAATCCTGAGCTTACCAACGTAAAAAAGCCCCCCGTAACACTGTTGCGGGGGGCTTTGAATTGGTCGTTTCTCACCTATTAGCAACACCCTATGCTCGACAAGATTCCCCTGATATATCCGAGCGTGAATGCGAGGTCGCGGTCGATACCTTCTGGCGTTTTGGATCCGACGCATTCTACGTAGAGAGGACCTGTGAATCCCCCACCGGTTAGTCCGGATAAGATGCGGTGAAAATCGACTTCACCATCTCCTGCTGTGGTCTGCACATTGGGGTTGTTCTCAGAGTCCAATGCACAATCTTTTATAATCGCCGTTGAGGTGTATTTTGCAATATCATCCACTTCCTGCTCTGGGCGCACTTCGCCGCGCGTGTAGTGAATGATGTTGCCCGGGTCATAGCTTACCGCAAATGCGGGGTGATTGATCTGGTGATACAGATCGATCAATTCTTTTGCTGTCAGGCTGATGCCCCCGTGTGGCTTGAGGGAAATGCCCAAGTCTAAGGTTTCCGCGTGTTCGGCTGCACGGCGCATGACTTCGGGATATATGCCGTAATATTCTTTTTTGCCCGTTCCCAATTCCAATATCCACTTTGCGCCGAGTTCGGCGGCGTTATCCAATAATTGTTTATACGCATCTGCTGCACCATCCACGCCGAGGTCCAACATCGCTCTGCCGAGCAACATGGATGGGGTGACGCCTGCCTGGGCAGCAGCTTTTTTGGTGGCTGCAATTTGCGCGGCACTGCTTTCATTATTTACGGGTATAACTCCATCGTGTGCAAATACAGCTACGTCTGTGTATCCCGCGCTTGCGATGTGTTCACACGCCTCTGCAAATGACAGGGCGTTGAGAGGCCGCGTTGTGCTGCCAATGACCAGTTCCATCATTTACTCCTTCCTTATTTTATCTGGATTGTTCACCCGTGATTGTTAATGTCTTTCCCGCAATGCGGGCATTTGTTTTCGCGAGATTCCTGCATGGCTTCGACAAATCCAGAACTCAAGATGCCAGCGGGTAAGGCGAACATCCCAACGCCGAGTACGGCAATTATTGCCCCCAGGAATTTGCCCAATGGCGTTATGGGAAAGACATCGCCATAGCCCACGGTTGTCAGGGTTACTATTCCCCACCACATGGTTGTTGGAATACTCGAAAAGGCTTCGGGTTGTGCATAGTGTTCGACAAAATACATCAAGCTGGATACAATGACCAATAAGAGCGTCAATGCAAATGCTACGATATAAAGTTCATGGCGTTTTTGCCATATTACCCGGCCAAACATTTGCATTGAATGCGAATAGCGGCCCACTTTGAGCAGGCGAAATAATCGCAACAAGCGCAGGGGCAGCGTGTATTCGGGCGGTATTGTTACGAGCAAGAAGACGTAATAGGGAAATATTGCGATGAAATCAATCAGCGCCAGAGGCGTCAGCATAAATGCCAACCGCCCAGTCAGGGGGCGCGCAAATCTTGTATCTGCGGTGCAACACCAGATACGCAGCAGGTATTCAACGGTGAAGATCAGCACGCATACAGTTTCAAAAAGCTCGATAAATTCGCCATAAGTTTCATTAATTCCCTCGACGGTTTCGAGTATGACCATTGTCACATTCAGGACGATGAGGGTGATTATAAAAAGATCAACTATGCGGCTCAGCAGATCCCCTTCTTCGGCTTTTTCCAGGATTGCATACAAGTGTGTTTTTGCGGTCATCGCGTTTACCTCCCGCTCCAAAATAGAATTGTTTTGTGATCTTTACAAGTGAATATTAAGAGGTGAAAAGAAAAAAGAAGACAGAGAATAATTTGAGCTGTCTCACAGCGCAGGAGGTTTATTTGTCTGATCTTTTAAAAAATCCAATTGTCCGGGTTATTTTTGCGCTTATTCTTGCGGTGGTTCTGGTAAGCGTTTTGCCGGGAAACCGGGAGCGCGTTTTACACGAGCAATTGTTGACTGCGATTCCCAAATTGGGGGAACAGTTCGGCGAGCATCCGTGGATGCTATCGCCAGATGCGGATCGCATGTTGCAGAAGGCTTTTGCCGAAGCACGAGGTCGTCGGCCTGATGCGTCTGCTGAGGGTGAAGGGATTGTATTTCGCGGCGTGGCAATCTCCGAGGGTTATCACCTCGTTGCTGTGCGCGGTTCTAATGAACGCGGAGAGGTTTTGTCGCCGGTTACGGCGTGGAGTCTTTTTCCTCCTGTCGCTGCGATTCTGGTGGCTATTATCAGTGGGCGTCTTATTCTGGGGCTTTCGCTTTCTATTCTCGCTGGGGGATTTCTCGCGTCGCTGGGAGAGTCCCTTTATTATTTGCCGGTTGTTGCGCTGCAAAAGTCCCTGATTGACTATGTTTGGACGCCTTTGGAAAGTTCGTTTCAGCTCTATATTCTCGCGTTTACCGCAGGGCTTATCGGTATGGTGCGCGTTACCACGCTTTCGGGTGGCAATCTCGGCATTGCCAATGTGCTCGCCCGACGTGCCGAGGGCGCGCGTTCAACGCGGTTGGCGGCATTTTTTATGGGGCTTGCTATCTTTTTTGACGATTATGCAAATTCTATTGTCGTGGGTTCTACTTTGCGTCCGATAGCGGACCGATTTAGAGTATCGCGGGAAAAACTCGCGTATATTGTCGATTCAACAGCAGCCCCTATCGCGGGCATTGCGATTATCAGTACGTGGATTGGATACGAAGTCAGCCTTTTTCAGGATTTGATGATCGATCTCAAGACCGGGCTGTCGGGATACCAGCTTTTTTTTAATGCTCTGCCTTTGCGTTTTTACTGTTTGCTCACGCTCTCTTTTGTGTTGCTTTCGGCTTATCTTCGCCGCGATTATGGCCCCATGCTCGCCGCCGAACGCCGCGCACAAACAACGGGTCAGGTGATGCGCCCGGGCGCGACGCCAATGACCGGACGCGCACAGGATGAAATTGGGCCTGTTGAGGGTGTTTATCCCGTGTGGTGGGCGGCTGTTTTACCCGTGCTTCTCGTTATTGTGTGCGTTATTGGGGGAATGGCTTTTGATACGTGGGATCACGAGCGGGTTCTCGCTGCGCGGCGGGATTCTGGCTTGATGAGTAGCGCGTTTTGGAGTGCGTGTTTTTCAAATGCCAATACCGCGCAGGTTCTTTTTGTGGCGGCGATGCTCGGTTCCGCGCTTGCGATAGCGATAGCTATTACGCGCAGGCATGTTGAAACGGGTTCGCGGATTATTTCTGTGGGGGATGCTGTCTCGACATGGGCGCGCGGTATTGTCGGCGTGTGGTATGCGATTGTTATTCTGATTCTCGCCTGGGCGATCAAAGAGGTCTGTGCAGATGCGGGTACGTCAACTTATCTCACCGCGGCACTTTCTCCACTTATTTCTCCAGGTCTGCTGCCTCTGCTGATTTTTCTGCTCGCCGCTCTTGTTGCATTTTCAATTGGCACGTCCTGGACGACTATGGCGATTCTCATTCCTACGGTTGTTCCGCTCGCACATGCGTTGGGGGGACTGCCGCTGACGATTCTGGCAGCCGCGGCTGTGCTCGATGGGGCGATTTTTGGCGACCATTGCTCGCCTATTAGCGATACTACGGTGATGGCGAGTATCGCATCGTCTTGTGATCACCTGGATCACGTTAAAACACAACTCCCCTACGCGCTTACGACGATGAGTGTCGCGGGCATTTTGGGCTATCTGGGGACGGCGCTGATTTATCCGGGTTGGGTTGGTCTTATTTTGGGACTGATCACTATTCCAATAATCCTTCTCGCCATAGGTAAGAATCCGGATGAGTCCATCCAGTCTCCCAGTCGGTTTTAGTGTCTGCACTCTATTGTTTTCTTGACTTCTATTTCCAAGTGATTCATGCATGCCCTGTCGCGTGTTTTTTGTGGGTTTGAGATTTCATATGGAGGCTACTATGATTATTCAGGAGCAGTTGCACTACGAGCAGGTGAACGATGAATCGCTGAGTTTTCTCAAAGCGATTGGGGTTGACTATCTGACGATTAATCCGTCAATGGATATGCGCGATGGCAAAGATCGCCGTGCGTACTGGGAAGAGGTGCGAGATAGAGCAGCCGATCACGGTCTAATTTTGAGGAATGCCGCCAGCTATGGCTGGGATGAATTTACTCTGGGTCTGGAAGACCGGGATGAGAAAATTGATGCCTGGTGTATGTTTATTCGCAATCTGGGTGAGGCCGGGATACCCACTTTGGGATACAATTTTAAGCCGATTGGCAATTTTCGCACGGAATCGGCGACGGGGCGCGGTGGCGTCAAATACAGCACGTTTGATTACGACGAATGGGCGCGCGAGCGCGTGTATGTTCCCGACAAAGTAATTTCAGAAGCTGGCATGTGGGAAAATATCGAATACTTTTTGAAGCGCGTGATACCCGTGTCCGAGGAATACGGCGTGAGGATGGCATTGCATCCGGATGATCCGCCGATTCCCGAACCGATGGGTGGAGCCGCTCGTATTGTATCGACATTGGCGCAATATCATCGCATCTTTGACCTTGTTCCCAGCCCGTGTAATGCCATGCTATTTTGCCAGGGTTGCGTGGCTGAAATGGGCGAAGATGTTTGCGAAGCGATCCGCGGTATTGGCGGTCGGGACAAAATTGTGTACGTGCATTTTCGAGATATTCAGGGTACGCCGAGAAGTTTTCGAGAGGTGTTTATCGATGAAGGGCAAAACGATATGCACGAGGCGATGCAAACCTACAAGGAGGTGGGGTTTAATGGCCCGTTTATGATGGACCACACCCCCAGGTTCTGGCAATCGGGTACTGAGTGGGCAGGGCGTGCGTTTGCCGTGGGGTACATGCGCGCGTTGATTCAGGCGGTTTATTGAGGAAGGTGAGAGGACTTTAAAAGGAGAGCAATATGGGAAAGAAGATGGCGAGTTCTCAGAAGATTGTCAAGGTTGCCATGATCGGTGCGGGAGGACGGTCGCGCAGTGTACACTATCCCTCGCTGAACGATATGGACGATGTCAAAATGGTGGCTGTGTGTGAGTTAAATGAAGTGCGTATGATCGAGGTGGCGGGGGAATACGATATTCCCGCGCGATATACCAATTATGTGACGATGATCGAACGGGAAAAACCCGATGTGGTTTATGCGATTATGCCACCGCATCACATATACGATCTGGCAGCAAATATTATGGAGATGGGCGTTAATATCATCATTGAAAAACCACCTTCAGTAACGACTGAACAGGCCAAACAGATGGCGTTGTTGGCAAAAAAGAACAATGTGATTACGGGCGTGACATTCCAGAGGCGGTTTGCGCCGGTGATCCGCACAGGAAGAGAAATATGCGAAGAAAATGGGCCGGTGCACAGCGCAGCGTCGTATTTTTATAAAAATGAAGTGGGCGGGCAACCCATTTACAAGGGCGCGCTGGAAAAACTGACCTGCGATGGTATTCACGCGGTGGATACGCTGCGATATTTGTGCGGTGGAGAAGTAGAAGCCGTGGCGAGCGATGTGCGGCGATTGGATGCCACGTTTAGAAATATGCACACAGCTCTGGTGAAGTTTTCATCTGGCGCAACAGGTGTGCTACAAAATTGTTATATGATGGGACGTCGGATGTTTACGGTGGAAGTGCATTCGACGGGTATTTCGATGTTTGGCGATCCCGAAGAGGGCGGGCAGGTATTTGCCGATGGCAAAGTCGAACCCGTGCACACGCTCGATCCCTGGACGCTGAGCGAAAGCGAGAAGCCACATGTCGCTTTTGGAGCTTATGCCATCAATCGCCATTTTATCGATTGCGTAAAAACAGGCCAACAACCCGAAACAAATTTTGAAGATGCGGCAAAATCTATGGAATTGGTCGATGCGATTTACGATTCGCAAATCGGATGAGATGTAATTATTAAGAAAAGGGCGGGATGCGATATATCCCGCCCTTTTTGTTATTGGGTTTTACAACAGGTGTCCATTTCCACGTGTCCGGCGTTTTACTTCGCGCAGGGTGACGAGTGACTTTTCGAGCGCGTTGGACACAGTTTTAAGGCGTTCATTAGGTGAGGTGCTTTCCAGAAGTGCTTGCTGTTCATCGAGGGATAAGGTGAGGTTTGATGCGAGGATGTATGAGAGTGTACCCAGTTCCATGGCGGGTATTTGGGGCGATATCCAGCCCGATGAGAGCTTCATGGCTTCGGAATAGAGTTTTTTGGCGCGGTTTCCCAAAGCGATGTCAAAGGCTTCATCGTCGTCTTCTACGTCTTCTACAAAGCCCGATATATACGGATGGATATCGTATTGCTGGATAACGCGAAAGCGGTGCGTTCCTTCAATCAGGATGTTCATTCGGCCATCGGGAAAGCGATTGAGCAGGCCGACAACACGCGCCGCGCATCCGATGTCATTAAAATCGTTGTCTGTTCCCCATACAAGACCAAATTCGGTGTCGTTGTCAAGGCATTCACCGATCATTTGTTTGTATCGCTCTTCAAAGATGTGCAAGGGGACACGCCGGTGTGGCAGCAGCACCATGTCGAGGGGGAAGAGGGGAAGTTCCATTGGGTCAGGAGGCGGTTTTTTGACCGCTGTCTAAGAGAATATCGAGCAATTTTTGGGTGGCGATTGACAAACTGCGTCCTTTGCGAAAGAGGACGCCCAATGGACGGTCAAAATCTCGATCTACGAAGTGTAGATATGAAAGGGTTTTGCGCGCGATTTCTTGCTCGATGGAATTGAGTGGCAAAATAGAGATGCCAATATCGACTTCTACTGCGTGTTTGATGGGTGCTATGTGATCGAGCTCCATGACGATATCGGGGCGTATTTTGTGTTTTTTTAAGAACTGATCAATGGCGCGCCGCGTTGGGGTTTCGGGGGTGAAGAGGACCAGAGGAAATTTGTTGAGTTCTTGCGGCAAGAATGCATTTCGAGAGGCCAATGCGTGATCGGGATGCATGGTCACGACCATCTTATCCTGTGAAAAGGGCATTACATCTACATTGCGCTGGGTGCGGGGATAAGGCACAATGCCCAAATCGACTTCGCCATTGGCAACATCGTCATAAATTTTATTTACCTGATCGTATTGGAGACGGAAATTAACCCGGGGATAGGCTTTGAGGTAGGTTTTGAGAAAGGGTGTGAGTTCGAGCATTCCCACGCTGTAAATAGATGCCAGACGAACAGTTCCCGAAACTACCCCTCCCAGAGCCTGGATGCGGTGTTCCATTTCTTCGTAGCGCCGGACAATGTCTCGGGCATAAGAGTAAAAAATTTCGCCTTCTGCAGTGAGTGTCAGGCGTCTTTTTTCGACCCGTTCGATGAGTTGTTTTCCCTGGCGTTTTTCAATGCTTTTGAGTTGTTGGCTTACCGCGGATTGGGTGACGGAATTAAGGACAGCAGTTTTGGAAAAACTCTGCGTTTCGATCAGGTCACAGAAAACTTTCAAACTTGTAATCAGCAAGGGCTTTCTCCTGCGCTAAAATTATAAGAGGATATGAAATTGCGAGAGGGCATAAATTAGAACAGCAAATCTATAAGAAAATTGAAACTATGTCAATAGAAAAACTGGTTAAATAAAATATTTCACATTCTGAAGATGTATAGAAGGGAACCGCTGATAGAATGCTGGTTTTGGATTTGCCCTTGTAAAAAACGCCAGAACATCTTATACTTCAATTTGTTATCGCTATATGGAGATCGCTTATGAACTGGTTTAATAAGCTCAAATCTGGCATTCGGACGCTCGTGAGCAAGCGTATGCCCGAAAATATCTGGGTCAAGTGCGAGCGGTGTGAACAAATAGTTTACCGAAAGAAACTCGAGCAAAATACAGGTATTTGTCCGCATTGCAAACATCACTTTCGCATATCCAGTGCCGAATATATCGCCGCTGTACTCGATGAAGATTCGTTTGAAGAAATAGGTCGTGAGGTCAAATCGACCGATCCGCTCACATTTGTCGATCTACAGCCCTATCCCGATCGGCTCAAGGAGTATCGCAAACGCACCAATATGGATGCCGCTGTGTTGGCTGGTGTGGGTAAGGTTAATGGTGCGCCTGTGGGCATTGCCGTACATGAGTTTGGTTTTATGGGGGGGTCACTCGGTTCAGCTGAAGGAGAGCGAATTTGTCGGGTGATTGATCGATGTATGCGCGATCAATCACCGCTAATTATTGTGTGCCGGTCCGGCGGCGCGCGTATGCAAGAGAGTATTTTTTCGCTGATGCAAATGGCGAAAGTCAATGCCAAGTTATCGCAATTTTCAGATTCGGGACTGCTGTTTATTTCCGTTTTGATAGACCCCACAACAGCCGGTGTAAATGCCAGTTATGCGTCAATTGGCGATATCAATATCGCCGAGCCAAATGCGTTGATCGGATTTACGGGATCGCGTATTACGGGGTCTTCTGTGAGTGCCTCCGAGATGGAAGCTCTGCGGCAAGCACAGCGCGCGGAGCAAGTGCTCGAACACGGTTTTGTCGATATGATTGTTTCTCGAGATAAAATGAGAGCTACCCTGTCTCAGTTGATTGAGATGTTGAGTAAAGAGCCCCCAGAGGTTACTTCATGAAGATTCTCGTTTTACAAGGTCCCAATATCAACATGTTGGGGCGGCGCAAAGCAGAGCATTACGGTACTGTGACAATGGACGAGGTTCACGTATATCTCGAACAAAAGGCGGATGAACTGGATTGCGAGATTGCGTTTTTTCATTCGAATTACGAGGGGGCTCTCGTTGAAAAAGTGCAGGAGATGCGCGATTCTGTAGATGGTATTCTTATGAATCCCGCAGGGCTGACCACAACAAGCGTATCGCTGCGAGACGCGCTTGAAGACGCGGGTTTACCACTGGTCGAAATTCATTTGTCCAATATCCACGCGCGAGAAACATGGCGGCGGCATTCTCTGTTTTCTGAAATTGCAGTGGGCATTATTGCCGGGTTCAGATGGCGAGGCTATGTGTCGGCACTTGAGATGCTGGTTGGCATGCTGCGAGATGAAGTGAGAAGTGTGAAGTGAGAAATGTGAAGGCCACCCAACACCACTCCAGGGCGGGTGTTTCTTCATCGTGAACTGGTCTGGAACTGCGACCAGTCCTAATTGATTGAACTGCTGGCGCAGTTGTACACCGCTCACTCGCCTTCATACACCGTCTCACTATTCCTACTTCCTACTTCTTACTTTCTACTTCATCCTTCCTACTTCTTACTTCCTACTTCATTTGTAAAGGTCAAATGCCTCAATAAATTGGGCGACAGATTCTGGCACGAGGTCTGTGATGGGATCTCCTCCTCGGATGCGGTTGCGTACCTCAGTAGAGGAAATATTGCCAAAGGATGGGGGTAATTGAAGAGGGTGTACGCGGTTTGCAAAAGGCGCGCATTCGGGGTGTGACATAAATCTGTGAAAGACTTCCCGAGAAGGATTTTCGCGGTTGGCAGATACAATGTGGCACAGTGAAAATAGCACTTTGAGTTCGGCGGGCATGTCGGTGTAATAGCGCGGGTCAAAGATGCGTATTAAGGTGTCGTGGCCGACGAGAAAGTAGATTTGGGTGTCGGGTGAAAAATGTGCTCTGAGTGCGTGTGCTTTGTCGATAAAGCGGGCATGGCTACATCCAGCAATTGACAGGCAGGTGTCTAACTGGGTATCAGAATTCGCGTAATTGACCATCATGGCGAGGCGTTGGCCCAGATCTGCACCAAAGAGGGCTTTATCGACATTGGTTTTGGCGAGGAGGAGGACGATTTCGTCAAAGTTAAAAGCATTTTGAGCATGGTGTACAAGTGCCTCATGGGCAAGGGTGAGCGGATTGAAGGATGCGTCGAGTACCCCGATATGTTTGGGTTGCGGAGGTGCGGCTCGATGTACAAATCGCACCACAGGGGAATTTTGGGGATCGAGGCTATCCATGAGGATGTGGTAGTTTTCAGGGGAGGACATGGTGAGGGAAATTTATGTTAGAGGCAGGTATGGGGCAAGGAGAAATACGTGAAGATATTACAAATGATTTACCGATTGTTTTTAGTGGTCCTGTTTGCCTATCCCGTTGTGCCTTTGGCATCTGAGCGGGATGTGGAATCTATTGTGAGAAAAATTGACGAACTTTACCGCAGCAAAGCCAGTGTGGCGGATATGGAGATGCAGATTGTTACGCCGCACTGGGAACGCACGCTGTCGCTGAGGATTTGGACAAAGGGGATGGATAAGACTTTTATACGCATTGACGCGCCCAAAAAGGAAAAGGGCGTTACAACGCTGCGTATCGGCAACGAAATGTGGAACTATCTCCCAAAGACCAACAAGGTGATAAAAGTGCCGCCCTCGATGATGATGGGGTCGTGGATGGGGTCGGATTTTACGAATGATGACCTCGTCAAAGAGTCGTCAATGCTCAACGATTATATCTACGATCTAATTGTGCCGGATGACGCGCAACCGGGTCATCTTTACATCCGGTTCGTTCCAAAGGAAGATTCTCCGATTGTTTGGGGCAAGCTCATCACAGCTGTGCGGGCAGATGATCTGATTCCGGTGTGGCAACATTTCTACGATGAGAAGGGCAATTTGATGCGGATCTTGAATTTCAAAGAGATTGTGTCATTTGGCGGCAAGACGATTCCATCTTTGATGGAGATGGTGCCGCAGAACAAGGACAGGCATAAAACCGTTATGCGCTATCTCAGGGCCGAGTTTGATGTACAGATAGGTGACGATGTATTCACGCGGCGCAATCTCCAGAGGAAATGACGATGCTCAAAATAGCATTTCGCAATATTTTTCGCCAGAGGCGTCGCACTGTGTTGACTGCGCTTGCTATGATCGTGGGATTCACGCTTTCGTCGGTCTTTATTGGCTGGTCAGATGGCGCATATTCGGATATTATTTCAATGTTCACGCGGAATCGCATCGGGCATATTCAGGTGCATTGCGCGGGCTATCTCGACAAGCCATCGCTTTACGATGTGATCGACAGTTATGAATCCATCGGCGAGAAGATTGCCGGGGTTGAAGGCGTTGAGGCGTGGGCACCGCGCATCTATTCGGCAGGGCTCGGTTCGGTGGGCGATAAGACGATGGGGGTGCAAATCATCGGCGTAGATGTGGGGCGTGAGGTGAAGGCCACGCGGTTTGATCGGAAGATCACCAGTGGGGCGATATTTTCAGACGCCGCCGCGCGCGAAGCGATTCTCGGCGTTGGGCTGGCGCGCATTCTGAAGGCGGATGTTGGTCGCGAAATTGTGCTCGTTACACAGGGCACGGATGGCGCAATCGCCAATGATTTATACACGATTATCGGCATTGCAGAAAGCGGTGATAAAGCGACTGATCGGATGGCGTGCTATCTCCATATTGATGACGCGCAGGACTTGCTCGTGCTCGACGGGCGCGTTCATGAAATCGCCGTGATCGCCGAAGCGTTGGATCGCGTCCCCAAAATCACTGCGGCGATTGAGGCACAGATCAACGACACAAGGCTCGAGGTGTCGCCGTGGCAGGTTGTCGCCAAATCATTTTATCGCGCGATGCAGGCCGATAGACAGGGCGATTTTATAGGACGCATGATTATTATGCTGATCGTCGCTATTGGCGTGCTGAATACGGTGCTGATGTCGGTGCTGGAGCGCACGCGAGAGTACGGCGTATTGAAAGCGATGGGGACAAAGCCGGGTCAGATCTTCGGAGTGGTGGTGGCTGAAGTGGCGTTTATCGCGCTTGGCAGCATTTTTATTGGGGCATTGTTCGGTGCGGGACTCAATTACTTGCTGTCGATCTACGGCATCTCACTGCCGCAAGAGTTCTCCTATGGCGGTATTGTGTTTCAGACGATGTACGCCGCGGTCACTGTGCGAAGCCTTGCAATTCCCGCAGTTACGGTCCTTGTCTCTGCAATTTTTGTCAGTCTGTTTCCCGCGCTGAGAGCAGCGCGAATTGCTCCGGCCAGCGCGATGAGAACGCATTAGGAACTATGTCCTGGATACTGATAAAGCTCGCGTGGCAGAATCTCTTTCGGCATAAACGCCGCTCCATTATTGCTGCAACAGCAATGGGAATTGGACTTGCGGCACTTATCTTTGCCGATGCACTCTGGTTGGGGATGGAGCGGAACATGGTCAAAACGGCGACCGCATCATTTCTGGGAGATGCACAGATTCATCGGGAGGGTTTTTCCGACGAGCAAGCAGTTGAGTTGACGATTAACCATCTCGATGCGGTGGTCGTCAATCTTCAGCGAGAAGGTATTGTGGCGCACTTCACCTTGCGGACGTTTGCCTTTGGTATGATAACTTCACCTGCAACTGTTGCGGCGGTCAATCTCGTGGGCGTCGAACCATCTACCGAGCAGTATCTGTCTCAGATTGACGATGCGATTATTGAAGGCGCATATTTTGAGGGATCAAATTCGCGGGATATTGTCATGGGCGAGGAACTCGCGGAACGCCTTGAGGTGGGATTAAACGACAGGATTGTCGTGACGGTGGCGCAAGCCGGGAGCGGCGATCTCTCTCAGGAGATGTTTCGCGTTTCTGGAATTTATCGTTTTGCCGATGAGGGGATGAACAGCGGCATGGCGTTTATTCGATTGGGGAAGGCGCAGCAGATGCTCGCTCTCGGCACAGGCGCGCACGAGATCGCGCTGAAGTTTATCGATTCGACATCAGCGGAGGATCAGAATCTGCTGTTTTGGAAA encodes:
- a CDS encoding ion transporter encodes the protein MTAKTHLYAILEKAEEGDLLSRIVDLFIITLIVLNVTMVILETVEGINETYGEFIELFETVCVLIFTVEYLLRIWCCTADTRFARPLTGRLAFMLTPLALIDFIAIFPYYVFLLVTIPPEYTLPLRLLRLFRLLKVGRYSHSMQMFGRVIWQKRHELYIVAFALTLLLVIVSSLMYFVEHYAQPEAFSSIPTTMWWGIVTLTTVGYGDVFPITPLGKFLGAIIAVLGVGMFALPAGILSSGFVEAMQESRENKCPHCGKDINNHG
- a CDS encoding Na+/H+ antiporter NhaC family protein, producing the protein MSDLLKNPIVRVIFALILAVVLVSVLPGNRERVLHEQLLTAIPKLGEQFGEHPWMLSPDADRMLQKAFAEARGRRPDASAEGEGIVFRGVAISEGYHLVAVRGSNERGEVLSPVTAWSLFPPVAAILVAIISGRLILGLSLSILAGGFLASLGESLYYLPVVALQKSLIDYVWTPLESSFQLYILAFTAGLIGMVRVTTLSGGNLGIANVLARRAEGARSTRLAAFFMGLAIFFDDYANSIVVGSTLRPIADRFRVSREKLAYIVDSTAAPIAGIAIISTWIGYEVSLFQDLMIDLKTGLSGYQLFFNALPLRFYCLLTLSFVLLSAYLRRDYGPMLAAERRAQTTGQVMRPGATPMTGRAQDEIGPVEGVYPVWWAAVLPVLLVIVCVIGGMAFDTWDHERVLAARRDSGLMSSAFWSACFSNANTAQVLFVAAMLGSALAIAIAITRRHVETGSRIISVGDAVSTWARGIVGVWYAIVILILAWAIKEVCADAGTSTYLTAALSPLISPGLLPLLIFLLAALVAFSIGTSWTTMAILIPTVVPLAHALGGLPLTILAAAAVLDGAIFGDHCSPISDTTVMASIASSCDHLDHVKTQLPYALTTMSVAGILGYLGTALIYPGWVGLILGLITIPIILLAIGKNPDESIQSPSRF
- a CDS encoding mannonate dehydratase codes for the protein MIIQEQLHYEQVNDESLSFLKAIGVDYLTINPSMDMRDGKDRRAYWEEVRDRAADHGLILRNAASYGWDEFTLGLEDRDEKIDAWCMFIRNLGEAGIPTLGYNFKPIGNFRTESATGRGGVKYSTFDYDEWARERVYVPDKVISEAGMWENIEYFLKRVIPVSEEYGVRMALHPDDPPIPEPMGGAARIVSTLAQYHRIFDLVPSPCNAMLFCQGCVAEMGEDVCEAIRGIGGRDKIVYVHFRDIQGTPRSFREVFIDEGQNDMHEAMQTYKEVGFNGPFMMDHTPRFWQSGTEWAGRAFAVGYMRALIQAVY
- a CDS encoding Gfo/Idh/MocA family oxidoreductase codes for the protein MGKKMASSQKIVKVAMIGAGGRSRSVHYPSLNDMDDVKMVAVCELNEVRMIEVAGEYDIPARYTNYVTMIEREKPDVVYAIMPPHHIYDLAANIMEMGVNIIIEKPPSVTTEQAKQMALLAKKNNVITGVTFQRRFAPVIRTGREICEENGPVHSAASYFYKNEVGGQPIYKGALEKLTCDGIHAVDTLRYLCGGEVEAVASDVRRLDATFRNMHTALVKFSSGATGVLQNCYMMGRRMFTVEVHSTGISMFGDPEEGGQVFADGKVEPVHTLDPWTLSESEKPHVAFGAYAINRHFIDCVKTGQQPETNFEDAAKSMELVDAIYDSQIG
- a CDS encoding Gfo/Idh/MocA family oxidoreductase codes for the protein MAVKTCLMVGGGGMAGGWINRMTQKFGDRIKIIGLVDVNQEVLDRQAQALGLSNDQLFTSHEDAVSAVKADFCGVATPPPFHAPATVAALEAGMPVISEKPIADTLDAAKDMVRAAQKTGLPCAIIQNYRYARNKQELVRIRDEGRLGRLQHIVGRYACDYREFESWGKAWRHTMEFGLLFEGSVHHFDMLRFLSGGDPDTLMGFGWNPEWSSFDHHSSGMYLVNMDNGTHTFYEGNSSAAGITNCWHREHYRAEFEEGTVEISEGATVTIHRVGQESEVYEAPEIEWEGHDHLFDEFLNWLDGGPPSETRIEKNIISYAMVIAAMETTLDGQPKRIADYVSDLGL
- a CDS encoding sugar phosphate isomerase/epimerase, yielding MMELVIGSTTRPLNALSFAEACEHIASAGYTDVAVFAHDGVIPVNNESSAAQIAATKKAAAQAGVTPSMLLGRAMLDLGVDGAADAYKQLLDNAAELGAKWILELGTGKKEYYGIYPEVMRRAAEHAETLDLGISLKPHGGISLTAKELIDLYHQINHPAFAVSYDPGNIIHYTRGEVRPEQEVDDIAKYTSTAIIKDCALDSENNPNVQTTAGDGEVDFHRILSGLTGGGFTGPLYVECVGSKTPEGIDRDLAFTLGYIRGILSSIGCC